In the genome of Armatimonadota bacterium, the window GAGGACCCTGCGGTACTACGAGTCGGTGGGACTGCTGCATCCCGGGAGGACGCCGTCCGGGTACCGGGTGTACGTAGAGACGGATCGGGAGCGGTTGCGATTCGTGCTGCGGGCCAAACGGGCGGGCCTCAGCCTGGGGGAGGTGGTGGAGGTGTTCCGGCTGCGGGACCGGGGGGAGCTGCCGTGCGGGCACGTGCGGGGCTGGCTGGACCGCAAGCTGGCGGAGGTGGAGGATCAGCTGCGAGCCTTGCGGGGGTGGCGCCAGGAGCTGCGGCACCTGCGGCGTCGGGCGGACGGCACGACCCTCCGGGCGCCCTGCATCTGCCCGATCCTCGAGGAAGCTGAGGGTAGCGGGTCGAGTTCCGCCGGCGTGCCTTCACCGAGGCGGCCACACCGGAGGAGGCCCTGAACCATTATTGGACCTTTTTAGTTTCTTACCGCTTGCACGACTGACCAGACGACGGCGACTATGACAAGTACCCAAATACCCATCACCATCAGCGCTCCAGCTCGACTGATTGGTTTCCCTTGCTGCAATAGCCCTTCGGCCTTCTGCCGAGCTTCGACCATTACTTC includes:
- a CDS encoding MerR family DNA-binding protein, which gives rise to RTLRYYESVGLLHPGRTPSGYRVYVETDRERLRFVLRAKRAGLSLGEVVEVFRLRDRGELPCGHVRGWLDRKLAEVEDQLRALRGWRQELRHLRRRADGTTLRAPCICPILEEAEGSGSSSAGVPSPRRPHRRRP